In Arcobacter sp. F2176, the following are encoded in one genomic region:
- the rpsR gene encoding 30S ribosomal protein S18, producing the protein MAERRKYGKKYCKYTEMKIDFIDYKNTEILKISMSERGKIMPRRLTGNSKRAQEMVELAIKRARHMALVPYIVDTKNLTDAAYAR; encoded by the coding sequence ATGGCTGAGAGAAGAAAATACGGAAAAAAATATTGTAAATATACTGAGATGAAAATTGATTTCATTGATTATAAAAACACTGAAATTTTAAAAATTTCTATGAGTGAAAGAGGTAAAATCATGCCTAGAAGACTTACAGGAAATTCTAAAAGAGCTCAAGAGATGGTAGAATTAGCAATCAAAAGAGCAAGACATATGGCATTAGTTCCATATATCGTTGATACTAAAAACCTTACAGATGCTGCATACGCAAGATAA
- the cysS gene encoding cysteine--tRNA ligase, with translation MEKVFIYDSVKKEKVLFEPIVENQAKIYVCGPTVYDDSHLGHARSAIAFDMLHRVLKMNNINVTMTKNFTDIDDKIIKKMNESSRSLEDITTQYINAYKADMHSLNILDNTIEPKATQNLEAMIEMINDLLSKDIAYIIEDGVYFDVSKDKSYGNISKRASDENSIARVEVNTQKRNSSDFALWKFEKANDVSYEANFGKGRPGWHIECSAMIQKHLAYKDKDFQIDIHGGGADLLFPHHENEAAQTRCSSHKELAKYWMHNGFVTIDGEKMSKSLGNSFFLKDILKSYSGEVVRFYLLTAHYRTDFNFNEEDLISSKKRLDKYYRVKKRVYGSTASAVNSEFKAKVLSALNDDINSSKAISIVDDMINNANDKLDKNPKDKNLKKELIANFEFINEILGICFNDAYEYFQFGINEDTKNKIEKLIEKRTEAKKEKDFATADSVRDELIALGISVMDTPNGVVWEKL, from the coding sequence ATGGAAAAGGTATTCATTTATGACTCTGTAAAAAAAGAGAAAGTTTTATTTGAACCAATAGTTGAAAACCAAGCAAAGATATATGTTTGTGGACCAACAGTATATGATGATTCTCATCTTGGTCATGCCAGAAGTGCCATTGCTTTTGACATGTTACATAGAGTCTTAAAAATGAATAATATAAATGTGACTATGACAAAAAATTTTACAGATATTGATGATAAAATCATAAAAAAAATGAACGAATCATCAAGATCTTTAGAAGATATCACAACTCAATACATAAATGCTTACAAAGCTGATATGCATTCACTTAATATCTTAGATAATACAATTGAACCAAAAGCAACACAAAATCTAGAAGCCATGATAGAGATGATAAATGATTTACTTTCAAAAGATATCGCTTATATAATCGAAGATGGTGTTTATTTTGATGTTTCAAAAGATAAATCTTATGGAAATATCTCAAAAAGAGCAAGTGATGAAAACTCAATTGCTAGAGTTGAAGTAAATACTCAAAAAAGAAATTCATCTGATTTTGCCCTATGGAAGTTTGAAAAAGCAAATGATGTGTCATATGAAGCTAACTTTGGAAAAGGTCGTCCAGGTTGGCACATAGAGTGTAGTGCTATGATTCAAAAACACTTAGCATACAAAGATAAAGATTTTCAAATAGATATTCATGGAGGAGGAGCTGATTTACTTTTCCCACACCATGAGAATGAAGCTGCACAAACTAGATGTTCTTCCCATAAAGAGTTGGCAAAATATTGGATGCACAATGGTTTTGTAACTATTGATGGTGAAAAGATGAGTAAATCACTTGGGAATTCATTTTTCTTAAAAGATATTTTAAAATCTTATAGTGGTGAAGTTGTAAGATTTTATTTATTAACAGCCCATTATAGAACAGATTTTAACTTCAATGAAGAGGATTTAATCTCATCTAAAAAAAGACTTGATAAATATTATAGAGTGAAAAAAAGAGTTTATGGAAGCACTGCCTCAGCTGTAAACAGTGAATTTAAAGCAAAAGTTTTAAGTGCCCTAAATGATGATATAAATAGCTCAAAAGCTATCTCTATAGTTGATGATATGATAAATAATGCAAATGATAAATTAGACAAAAATCCAAAAGACAAAAACCTAAAAAAAGAGTTAATTGCAAACTTTGAATTTATAAATGAGATTTTAGGAATATGTTTTAATGATGCATATGAATACTTCCAATTTGGAATAAATGAAGATACAAAAAATAAAATAGAAAAATTAATTGAAAAACGAACTGAAGCTAAAAAAGAAAAAGATTTCGCCACTGCTGATAGTGTAAGAGATGAACTAATAGCTTTAGGAATATCTGTTATGGATACACCAAACGGTGTAGTTTGGGAGAAGTTATAA
- the nusA gene encoding transcription termination factor NusA, giving the protein MDKIIDILDSIAYEKGIKSEHVETALKEALIKTGEKMVDHTLIFDAEIDRKNKRLKLFQKIEVVKDDDKRLQGEEVDQYDNIINPENFIPLSEAKEIDADLDIGDFLDYDLEFENMGRNAATILHNNFEYRLQRYIEENLVSKYKSKIGKIINGSVTRVDRAENTFVEIGEVKGMLTRKSRIKGETFKVGDNLKAVVKAVNIDKTNGLIIELSRTSPKFLESLLALEVPELKDERITIEASARIPGSRAKIALSTMDPQIDPIGSVVGVKGVRITAVSQQLHGENIDCVEYSTIPEMFVARALSPAIIKSVQIMKSEKYDEKDKAIVTISSDQKSKAIGKSGLNIRLASMLTKCEIELVEVGDNTQSSEGSTEIPNDERRKDTSELEALFK; this is encoded by the coding sequence ATGGATAAAATAATTGATATATTAGATTCTATTGCTTATGAAAAAGGAATTAAATCTGAGCATGTTGAAACTGCGTTGAAAGAAGCACTAATTAAAACTGGTGAAAAGATGGTTGATCATACTTTAATTTTTGATGCAGAGATTGATAGAAAAAATAAAAGATTAAAACTTTTTCAAAAAATTGAAGTTGTAAAAGATGATGATAAAAGACTTCAAGGTGAAGAAGTTGATCAATATGACAACATTATAAACCCTGAAAATTTTATTCCTTTAAGTGAAGCAAAAGAGATTGATGCAGATTTAGATATTGGAGACTTTTTAGATTATGATTTAGAGTTTGAAAATATGGGAAGAAATGCCGCAACAATTCTTCATAACAATTTTGAATATAGACTTCAAAGATATATAGAAGAAAATCTTGTATCAAAATACAAATCTAAAATCGGAAAAATCATAAATGGTTCTGTAACAAGAGTTGATAGAGCTGAGAACACTTTTGTTGAAATTGGTGAAGTAAAAGGTATGCTTACTAGAAAAAGTAGAATAAAAGGTGAAACTTTTAAAGTAGGAGATAACTTAAAAGCTGTAGTAAAAGCTGTTAATATTGATAAAACAAATGGTTTAATAATTGAATTATCAAGAACAAGCCCTAAATTTCTTGAATCTCTTTTAGCATTAGAAGTTCCTGAACTAAAAGATGAAAGAATCACAATAGAAGCAAGTGCAAGAATCCCAGGTAGTCGTGCTAAAATAGCACTTTCAACTATGGATCCACAAATAGATCCTATTGGTTCTGTTGTTGGAGTTAAAGGTGTTAGAATTACAGCAGTTAGTCAACAATTGCATGGAGAGAATATTGATTGTGTTGAATATTCAACTATTCCTGAAATGTTTGTAGCAAGAGCTTTAAGTCCAGCTATTATCAAAAGTGTTCAAATTATGAAATCTGAAAAATATGATGAAAAAGATAAAGCAATTGTTACAATTTCAAGTGACCAAAAATCAAAAGCAATTGGAAAATCAGGTTTAAATATTAGACTAGCTTCAATGCTTACAAAATGTGAAATTGAACTTGTGGAAGTTGGAGATAATACGCAAAGCAGTGAAGGTTCAACAGAAATTCCAAATGATGAAAGAAGAAAAGATACTTCAGAATTAGAGGCTTTATTTAAATAA
- a CDS encoding HP0268 family nuclease, which yields MELLFARNELNEKPKKVKIDKIVEELKELGQKIFYFDKDNSHKDMMALVDGLEGEGFNVYFREVKYGLAEDEYMYEVHAL from the coding sequence ATGGAATTATTGTTCGCAAGAAACGAATTGAATGAAAAACCAAAAAAAGTAAAAATTGATAAGATAGTTGAAGAGCTAAAAGAACTTGGACAAAAAATATTTTATTTTGATAAAGATAATTCACATAAAGATATGATGGCATTAGTAGATGGCTTAGAAGGTGAAGGGTTTAATGTATATTTTAGAGAAGTAAAATATGGTTTAGCTGAGGATGAGTATATGTATGAGGTACATGCACTTTAA
- the miaB gene encoding tRNA (N6-isopentenyl adenosine(37)-C2)-methylthiotransferase MiaB: MSREESKKLFIQTLGCQMNDTDSQHIIAELEKYKDYKTTDNMEDADLIIINTCSVREKPVQKLFSEIGQFNAKKKDGAKIGVCGCTASHLGKDIIKRAPYVDFVVGARNISKIKDIIDVKGAVEISIENDDSTYEFARSETSMYKTSVNISIGCDKECTYCIVPATRGDEISIPPEMIVQQIQKDVDKGAVEVMLLGQNVNSYGRRFSDKRAKTTFTKLLQEISKIEGLRRIRFTSPHPLHMDDEFIEEFSSNPKISKCIHMPLQSGSTSILKAMKRGYTKEWFLNRAEKIRRLVPNVRITTDIIVGFPGETQEDFEDTMDVIEKVKFDQIFNFKYSPRPNTAALALKDQEIDDEIAGARLIKVIDLHKEHLVEHMNSYVGKTVEILVENLKSDGEVCGFTDNWCQVFVKGSDELLGKFVKVKINDASRTALKGEVISE, encoded by the coding sequence ATGAGTAGAGAAGAATCTAAAAAATTATTTATACAAACGCTTGGTTGTCAGATGAATGATACTGACAGTCAACACATAATTGCTGAACTAGAAAAGTATAAAGATTATAAAACAACTGATAATATGGAAGATGCAGATCTTATTATTATCAACACTTGTTCAGTACGAGAAAAGCCAGTTCAAAAACTTTTTTCAGAAATAGGGCAGTTTAATGCAAAGAAAAAAGATGGAGCTAAAATTGGTGTTTGTGGTTGTACTGCCTCACATTTAGGAAAAGATATTATTAAAAGAGCGCCTTATGTTGATTTTGTTGTAGGTGCTAGAAATATTTCAAAAATAAAAGATATTATTGATGTAAAGGGTGCTGTTGAAATTTCAATAGAAAATGATGATAGTACTTATGAATTTGCTAGAAGTGAAACTTCTATGTACAAAACTTCTGTAAACATTTCAATTGGGTGTGATAAAGAGTGTACATATTGTATTGTTCCTGCAACAAGGGGTGATGAGATATCTATCCCACCTGAAATGATTGTTCAACAAATCCAAAAAGATGTGGACAAAGGTGCAGTAGAAGTTATGCTTTTAGGGCAAAATGTTAACTCTTATGGAAGAAGATTCTCAGATAAAAGAGCAAAAACAACTTTTACTAAACTTTTGCAAGAGATATCTAAAATAGAGGGTTTAAGAAGAATAAGATTTACATCTCCCCATCCTTTACATATGGATGATGAGTTTATTGAAGAGTTTTCTTCTAACCCAAAAATTAGTAAATGTATCCATATGCCACTTCAAAGTGGTTCTACTTCTATTTTAAAAGCTATGAAAAGAGGATACACAAAAGAGTGGTTCTTAAATAGAGCAGAAAAAATTAGAAGACTTGTACCAAATGTTAGAATTACAACTGATATTATTGTTGGTTTTCCAGGGGAAACACAAGAGGATTTTGAAGATACTATGGATGTAATAGAAAAGGTTAAATTTGATCAAATATTTAACTTCAAATATTCTCCTCGTCCAAATACAGCAGCCTTAGCTTTAAAAGATCAAGAGATAGATGATGAAATTGCAGGTGCTAGATTAATAAAAGTAATCGACTTGCATAAAGAACATTTAGTTGAACACATGAATTCATATGTTGGAAAAACTGTTGAAATTTTAGTTGAGAATCTAAAATCTGATGGTGAAGTTTGTGGATTTACAGATAATTGGTGTCAGGTTTTTGTAAAAGGAAGTGATGAACTTCTTGGAAAATTTGTAAAAGTAAAAATAAATGATGCAAGCAGAACAGCATTAAAAGGTGAAGTAATAAGCGAATGA
- a CDS encoding lysophospholipid acyltransferase family protein — protein MKLFFITRIVPFFLQLFVRFVYLTNKKNFHHPKELKDDVYIVSFWHGELLMQPFNYQKLKPKGKVSAMISDHKDGEAITKTVEYLGIYSIRGSSTRGGTKALIGAIKELKGGDDIAITPDGPKGPRFSVADGIVAIHKKTDAKILAFNCKPSKYWQFNSWDKFIIPKPFGVIDFYVSEPFSVSNLDMPQAKEFIQNKLLVNAMK, from the coding sequence ATGAAGCTTTTTTTTATAACACGAATTGTGCCATTTTTTTTGCAATTATTTGTAAGATTTGTATATTTAACAAATAAAAAGAATTTTCACCATCCAAAAGAGTTAAAAGATGATGTTTACATCGTCTCTTTTTGGCATGGTGAACTTTTAATGCAACCATTTAATTATCAAAAACTTAAACCAAAAGGTAAAGTAAGTGCTATGATAAGTGACCACAAAGATGGAGAAGCAATTACTAAAACTGTTGAGTATTTGGGAATTTATTCTATTAGAGGATCAAGTACTAGGGGTGGAACTAAAGCTTTAATTGGTGCAATAAAAGAGTTAAAAGGTGGAGATGATATTGCAATCACTCCTGATGGTCCAAAAGGGCCTAGATTTTCTGTTGCTGATGGAATAGTAGCAATTCATAAGAAAACTGATGCTAAAATTTTAGCATTCAATTGTAAGCCAAGTAAATATTGGCAATTTAATTCTTGGGATAAGTTTATTATTCCAAAACCATTTGGTGTGATAGATTTTTATGTGAGTGAGCCGTTTAGTGTATCGAATTTAGATATGCCCCAAGCTAAAGAGTTTATACAAAATAAACTTTTAGTTAATGCAATGAAATAA
- the mqnE gene encoding aminofutalosine synthase MqnE — protein MSIIEKLEKNERLNYEEALELYDLDLFVLGKYANKLREEKHGKKSYFNINRHINPTNICKDVCQFCAYSASRKNPKPYTLKHEEIMEVVKNSSLNGIKEVHIVSAHNPETGLEWYLEIFKKIKTAYPHIHIKALTAAEIHFLSEQYNKSYEEIIDLMVEYGVDSMPGGGAEIFDEKVRKRICGGKVTSQQWLDIHELWHKKGKKSNATMLFGHIETREHRIDHILRLRDLQDKSGGFNAFIPLVYQKENNFLKVKDFLTGQEILKTMAISRILLDNIPNIKAYWVTSTVKLALVAQEFGANDLDGTIEKESIQSAAGAASANGLPISSFVDLIKNSGFIPVERDSVYKELKVW, from the coding sequence ATGAGTATTATAGAGAAGTTAGAGAAAAATGAAAGATTAAATTATGAAGAAGCTTTAGAGCTTTATGATTTAGATTTATTTGTTTTAGGTAAATATGCAAATAAACTAAGAGAAGAAAAACATGGCAAAAAAAGTTATTTTAACATAAATAGACACATAAATCCTACAAATATTTGTAAAGATGTATGCCAATTTTGTGCATATAGTGCAAGTAGAAAAAATCCAAAACCTTATACTTTAAAACATGAAGAGATTATGGAAGTTGTTAAAAACTCTTCATTAAATGGCATAAAAGAAGTCCATATAGTATCTGCCCATAATCCAGAAACTGGATTGGAATGGTATTTAGAAATTTTCAAAAAAATAAAAACTGCTTATCCACATATCCACATAAAAGCCTTAACAGCAGCAGAAATTCATTTTTTGAGTGAGCAGTATAATAAAAGTTATGAAGAGATAATTGATTTGATGGTTGAATATGGTGTTGATTCAATGCCAGGTGGTGGAGCTGAAATCTTTGATGAAAAGGTGAGAAAAAGAATCTGTGGAGGGAAAGTCACTTCACAACAATGGCTTGATATCCATGAACTTTGGCATAAAAAAGGCAAAAAGAGTAATGCTACTATGCTTTTTGGACATATAGAAACAAGAGAGCATAGAATTGACCATATATTAAGATTAAGAGACTTACAAGACAAAAGTGGTGGATTTAATGCCTTTATTCCTCTTGTTTATCAAAAAGAAAATAATTTCTTAAAAGTAAAAGATTTCCTAACAGGACAAGAGATACTAAAAACTATGGCAATCTCAAGAATTTTACTGGATAACATTCCTAATATAAAAGCTTATTGGGTAACTTCTACTGTTAAACTAGCTCTTGTAGCACAAGAATTTGGAGCAAATGATTTAGATGGAACAATAGAAAAAGAATCAATTCAAAGTGCAGCAGGAGCTGCAAGTGCAAATGGTCTACCTATTAGTTCATTTGTTGATTTGATTAAAAATTCTGGATTTATTCCAGTTGAAAGAGACTCAGTTTATAAGGAACTAAAAGTTTGGTAA